A window from Pseudooceanicola algae encodes these proteins:
- a CDS encoding ASKHA domain-containing protein, with product MSEQDPLVIFTPSGKRGRFPTGTPVLQAARSLGVDLDSVCGGRGICSKCQITPSYGEFSKHGVVVQDDALSDWNAVEQRYEDKRGLKPGRRLGCQAQVMRDVVVDVPPESQVHKQVIRKRADVRPMVMDAATRLYLVEVEEPDMHEPTGDFERLARALETQWGVTGVTADLSLMARLQPVLRKGKWQVSVAVFHDHTGAPPRVIEVWPGLHEGGLFGLAIDLGSTTIAAHLTDLADGTVKAASGLMNPQIRFGEDLMSRVSYVMMNPGGDREMTRVVREALSDLARTLAEEAGIAPELIVEAVVVCNPVMHHLFLGIDPVELGQAPFALATSSSLSLPASELEISTINPRARAYILPCIAGHVGADAAAVALSEAPERSEDLVLIIDVGTNAEILLGDTSRVLACSSPTGPAFEGAQISSGQRAAPGAIEKVEIDPLTKEPRFRVIGSDLWSDEDGFSAETAASGITGICGSGIIEAVAEMRMAGILDGSGLIGSAEQVGTPRCRAEGRTHSYVLFDGSAEGGPLVTVTQGDIRAIQLAKSALYAGARLLMDERGVNKVDRIVLAGAFGAHISSKHAMVLGMIPDAPLEKVSSAGNAAGTGARIALCNIAARAAIEANVRKITKIETAIAPAFQEHFVAANALPHATDPFPELCRIVTLPKVSFNAGGGDSGRERRRRRRG from the coding sequence ATGAGCGAACAGGATCCGCTGGTCATCTTCACCCCGTCGGGCAAGCGGGGGCGCTTTCCGACCGGTACGCCGGTGCTGCAGGCGGCACGCAGCCTTGGGGTCGACCTTGATTCGGTCTGTGGCGGGCGGGGTATCTGCTCCAAGTGCCAGATCACGCCTTCCTATGGTGAATTCTCCAAGCACGGGGTGGTGGTGCAGGATGATGCGCTGTCGGACTGGAACGCAGTCGAACAGCGTTACGAGGACAAGCGCGGGCTGAAGCCGGGCCGCCGCCTTGGCTGTCAGGCACAGGTGATGCGCGACGTGGTGGTCGACGTGCCGCCCGAAAGCCAGGTGCACAAGCAGGTGATCCGCAAACGCGCCGACGTGCGCCCCATGGTCATGGATGCCGCCACGCGCCTCTATCTTGTCGAGGTCGAAGAACCCGACATGCACGAACCCACCGGCGATTTCGAACGCCTCGCCCGCGCGCTCGAGACGCAATGGGGGGTCACCGGCGTCACCGCGGACCTCAGCCTGATGGCGCGCCTGCAACCGGTGCTGCGCAAGGGCAAATGGCAGGTGTCGGTGGCCGTCTTCCACGACCACACCGGCGCCCCGCCCCGCGTGATCGAGGTCTGGCCGGGTCTGCATGAAGGCGGGCTGTTCGGCCTGGCCATCGACCTTGGCTCGACCACGATCGCGGCGCATCTGACCGACCTCGCAGACGGCACGGTCAAGGCCGCCTCCGGTCTGATGAACCCGCAGATCCGCTTTGGCGAAGACCTGATGAGCCGGGTCTCCTACGTGATGATGAATCCCGGCGGCGACCGCGAAATGACTCGGGTCGTGCGCGAGGCCCTGTCCGATCTTGCCCGCACCCTGGCCGAGGAAGCCGGCATCGCGCCCGAGTTGATCGTCGAGGCCGTGGTGGTCTGCAACCCGGTGATGCACCACCTGTTCCTCGGCATCGACCCGGTCGAGCTGGGCCAGGCGCCCTTTGCGCTTGCGACCTCGTCCTCCCTGTCGCTCCCGGCGTCGGAGCTTGAGATTTCCACGATCAACCCCCGCGCCCGCGCCTATATACTGCCCTGTATCGCCGGCCACGTCGGGGCCGATGCGGCCGCTGTCGCGCTTTCCGAAGCCCCGGAACGCTCCGAAGATCTCGTGCTGATCATCGACGTGGGCACCAATGCCGAAATCCTGCTGGGCGATACCTCCCGCGTGCTGGCCTGTTCTTCGCCCACCGGACCGGCCTTTGAAGGCGCGCAGATATCCTCGGGCCAGCGCGCGGCCCCCGGTGCCATCGAAAAGGTCGAAATCGACCCCTTGACGAAAGAACCCCGCTTCCGCGTCATCGGCAGCGACCTCTGGTCCGACGAAGACGGGTTTTCCGCTGAAACCGCCGCCTCCGGGATCACCGGCATCTGCGGCTCCGGCATCATCGAGGCGGTGGCGGAAATGCGCATGGCCGGAATCCTCGACGGCTCGGGCCTGATCGGCTCGGCGGAACAGGTCGGCACGCCGCGCTGCCGCGCCGAAGGGCGCACCCATTCCTACGTCCTGTTCGATGGCAGCGCCGAGGGCGGCCCGTTGGTGACAGTGACCCAAGGGGATATCCGCGCAATCCAGCTTGCCAAGTCCGCCCTTTACGCCGGGGCCCGTCTGCTGATGGACGAACGCGGAGTCAACAAGGTGGATCGCATCGTGCTTGCCGGGGCCTTCGGTGCGCATATCTCGAGCAAGCACGCGATGGTGCTGGGCATGATCCCCGACGCGCCCCTCGAAAAGGTCAGCTCGGCAGGAAACGCCGCCGGCACCGGCGCGCGGATTGCTCTGTGCAACATCGCTGCCCGTGCCGCGATCGAGGCCAATGTGCGCAAGATCACCAAGATCGAAACCGCCATCGCCCCCGCTTTCCAGGAACACTTCGTCGCCGCCAATGCCCTGCCCCATGCAACCGATCCTTTCCCCGAACTATGCCGGATCGTCACTCTGCCCAAGGTCAGCTTCAATGCGGGCGGCGGCGACAGCGGACGCGAAAGACGCCGCCGGCGCCGCGGCTAA
- the guaB gene encoding IMP dehydrogenase: MEIREALTFDDVLLVPAASSVLPSTADTRTKVTQAISLNIPLLSSAMDTVTEARMAICMAQAGGMGVVHRNLTVEQQAAEVRRVKRFESGIVYNPITLRPDQTLADANALREQYKISGFPVVDEQGRVLGIVTNRDMRFASDERTPVSTMMRSDDLAILHEPADRDEAISLMKARRIEKLLVTDASGRLTGLLTLKDTEQAVLNPTACKDHLGRLRVAAATTVGDAGFERSEALIDAGCDLIVIDTAHGHSEGVARAVERVKKLSGDVQILAGNVATGAATRALIDAGADGVKVGIGPGSICTTRMVAGVGVPQLTAIMDCAKAAGDVPVIADGGIKFSGDFAKAIAAGASCAMVGSMIAGTDESPGEVILYQGRSFKSYRGMGSLGAMARGSADRYFQKDAASDKLVPEGIEGQVPYKGTAAAVVHQLVGGLRAAMGYTGCATVDEMRKNCDFVKITGAGLSESHVHDVQITRESPNYRIG; the protein is encoded by the coding sequence ATGGAGATTCGCGAGGCACTTACCTTCGATGACGTGTTGCTTGTTCCGGCCGCTTCCTCGGTCCTGCCATCCACGGCGGACACGCGGACGAAGGTCACGCAGGCAATTTCCCTCAACATACCGCTGCTCAGCTCGGCCATGGATACCGTGACCGAAGCGCGCATGGCGATCTGCATGGCCCAGGCCGGCGGGATGGGCGTGGTCCACCGCAACCTGACGGTCGAACAGCAGGCCGCCGAGGTCCGCCGTGTGAAGCGGTTCGAAAGCGGGATCGTCTACAACCCGATCACCCTGCGCCCCGATCAGACCCTGGCCGACGCCAATGCGCTGCGCGAGCAATACAAGATCTCGGGCTTCCCGGTGGTCGACGAACAGGGCCGGGTCCTGGGCATCGTCACCAACCGCGACATGCGGTTCGCCAGCGATGAACGCACCCCGGTTTCCACGATGATGCGCTCGGACGACCTTGCAATCCTGCATGAACCTGCGGACCGGGACGAGGCGATTTCCCTGATGAAGGCGCGCCGTATCGAAAAGCTGCTGGTGACGGATGCCAGCGGCAGGCTGACGGGCCTCTTGACGCTGAAGGATACCGAACAGGCGGTGCTGAACCCGACGGCCTGCAAGGACCATCTGGGCCGCTTGCGGGTGGCCGCGGCCACCACGGTCGGCGACGCTGGTTTCGAACGCAGCGAAGCCCTGATCGACGCGGGCTGCGACCTGATCGTGATCGACACGGCGCATGGGCATTCCGAAGGGGTCGCCCGAGCGGTCGAACGGGTCAAGAAACTGTCCGGCGACGTCCAGATTCTGGCGGGCAATGTCGCCACCGGCGCCGCCACGCGGGCGCTGATCGACGCGGGCGCGGATGGCGTCAAGGTCGGTATCGGCCCGGGCTCCATCTGCACGACGCGGATGGTGGCGGGCGTCGGCGTGCCGCAACTGACTGCGATCATGGATTGCGCCAAGGCGGCCGGCGACGTGCCGGTGATCGCGGATGGCGGCATCAAGTTCTCGGGTGATTTCGCCAAGGCGATCGCGGCGGGGGCCTCCTGCGCCATGGTCGGCTCGATGATCGCGGGCACCGACGAAAGCCCGGGCGAGGTCATCCTGTACCAGGGCCGCAGCTTCAAGAGCTATCGTGGCATGGGCAGCCTTGGCGCCATGGCGCGCGGCTCGGCAGATCGCTATTTCCAGAAGGATGCCGCCAGCGACAAGCTGGTGCCGGAAGGCATCGAAGGCCAGGTGCCCTACAAGGGGACGGCCGCCGCGGTCGTGCACCAGTTGGTCGGGGGCCTGAGGGCCGCCATGGGCTATACCGGCTGCGCCACGGTGGACGAGATGCGCAAGAACTGCGATTTCGTGAAGATCACCGGCGCGGGGCTAAGCGAAAGCCACGTGCATGACGTGCAGATCACCCGCGAAAGCCCGAACTACAGGATCGGCTGA
- a CDS encoding HAD family hydrolase, with translation MIPKPTPGGSAGVELVIFDFDGVLVDSEVISARMLVAELALYDIHVDLPYIARHFLGRSYPVVLAQIRAEFGIDLPKGFEAAYRARLLDAFAADLKIIPGVMAVLERLAVPFCIATSSSQERVKTSMQLVGLRDIFGDRFTTASEVSRGKPAPDLFLRAAQKHGTDPARCLVIEDSLPGIRGALAAGMEVWHFRGGSHLVGLDLSGELSVAPQRHFTHFDELPHLAPGLFPEGE, from the coding sequence ATGATCCCGAAACCGACCCCCGGCGGCAGCGCCGGGGTAGAGCTGGTCATCTTCGATTTCGACGGTGTTCTTGTCGACAGCGAGGTGATCAGCGCCCGGATGCTGGTGGCTGAACTGGCCCTTTACGACATCCATGTCGACCTTCCCTATATCGCGCGGCATTTTCTGGGGCGGTCTTACCCCGTGGTGCTGGCCCAGATCCGGGCCGAGTTCGGCATCGACCTGCCCAAGGGGTTCGAGGCCGCTTATCGCGCCCGCCTGCTGGACGCCTTTGCCGCCGATCTGAAGATCATTCCGGGTGTCATGGCGGTGCTGGAACGGCTGGCGGTGCCTTTCTGTATCGCGACGTCTTCCAGCCAGGAACGTGTTAAGACCTCCATGCAACTGGTTGGTTTGCGGGATATTTTCGGGGATCGGTTTACCACTGCTTCCGAAGTGTCACGGGGCAAGCCGGCGCCGGATCTGTTCCTGCGCGCGGCGCAGAAGCACGGCACCGATCCGGCGCGCTGCCTCGTGATCGAAGACAGCCTGCCGGGCATTCGCGGCGCTTTGGCGGCGGGGATGGAGGTCTGGCATTTTCGTGGCGGCAGCCATCTTGTCGGTCTCGACCTGAGCGGAGAACTGTCCGTCGCGCCACAAAGGCACTTTACACATTTCGATGAATTGCCCCATCTTGCGCCCGGACTTTTCCCGGAAGGCGAATAG
- a CDS encoding sugar-binding transcriptional regulator: MSNGNAEDGDRALKDDAARAAWLYYVGGLRQDRIAEEMGISRQRAQRLVARAMQDGLIRVRIDHPIGACLDLERQLVRRFGLKLARVAPSLGGQGDALKALTPVAAAEIERIFRAPDPAVIGLGTGRTLRAVVENMQSVEGSHHKVVSLIGNVAPDGSASFYEVVMRFADCTGATHFPMSVPVMARDSDELSLYRSLPHVRSSRALAETAGTVIVGIGQMGDDAPLFMDGFITAEELASLRAAGAAGEICGHVFDEQGRYLEHHVNGMLVGVRVRSEGVNTICIAGGRSKIKALKAAVHGGLISALITDEVSAQQLLDA, from the coding sequence ATGTCGAACGGCAACGCGGAAGATGGCGACAGGGCGCTGAAAGACGACGCGGCACGGGCTGCATGGCTGTATTACGTCGGCGGATTGCGCCAGGATCGGATCGCCGAAGAGATGGGGATTTCTCGTCAGAGGGCACAGCGGCTGGTGGCCCGGGCCATGCAGGACGGGCTGATCCGGGTGCGCATCGACCACCCCATCGGCGCCTGTCTGGACCTTGAACGCCAGCTGGTCCGCCGCTTCGGTCTGAAGCTGGCCCGCGTGGCGCCCAGCCTTGGCGGGCAGGGCGATGCGCTGAAGGCGCTGACCCCCGTTGCCGCCGCCGAGATCGAAAGGATCTTCCGCGCACCTGATCCGGCCGTCATCGGCCTTGGCACCGGTCGGACCCTGCGCGCCGTGGTCGAGAACATGCAATCGGTCGAGGGCAGCCATCACAAGGTGGTGTCGCTGATCGGAAACGTCGCCCCGGACGGCTCTGCCAGCTTCTACGAAGTGGTGATGCGATTCGCCGATTGCACCGGCGCGACCCATTTTCCGATGTCCGTTCCGGTCATGGCACGCGATTCGGATGAACTTTCTCTCTACCGGTCCCTGCCGCATGTGCGAAGTAGCCGTGCCCTGGCTGAAACCGCCGGTACGGTGATCGTCGGGATCGGGCAGATGGGGGACGATGCGCCTCTTTTCATGGACGGATTCATCACCGCCGAGGAACTCGCCAGCCTGCGCGCTGCCGGCGCGGCGGGGGAAATCTGCGGCCATGTCTTTGACGAGCAGGGTCGTTACCTTGAGCACCACGTCAACGGAATGCTGGTCGGCGTCCGGGTGCGCAGCGAAGGCGTGAACACGATTTGCATCGCGGGCGGTCGTAGCAAGATCAAGGCCTTGAAGGCCGCTGTTCATGGCGGGCTGATAAGCGCACTGATCACCGACGAAGTCAGCGCCCAGCAACTTCTGGACGCTTGA
- a CDS encoding ABC transporter substrate-binding protein gives MTFTTRGRLLACAASALVATGASAETITIATVNNGDMIRMQGLASAFTDAHPDIELEWVTLEENVLRQRVTQDVATKGGQFDVMTIGTYEVPIWSAQDWLVPLDGMPEGYDADDILPAISAGLTTDGTLYAAPFYGESSMVMYRKDLIEAAGLEMPDAPTWDQIREAAAAMTDKDAGVFGICLRGKAGWGENMAFLSAMANSYGARWFDMDWNAQFDTPEWKATLTDYLDLMTNYGPPGSSSNGFNENLALFQQGKCGMWIDATVAASFVTNPTDSTVADQVGFALAPDKGLGKRGNWLWAWNLAIPAGSEKVDAAKAFVAWATSQDYTALVAENEGWANVPPGTRSSLYENQDYLDAAPFAQMTLESINAADPQNPTVDPVPYVGVQFVAIPEFQGIGTAVGQQFAAALAGQISADEALANAQALTTREMKRSGYQD, from the coding sequence ATGACTTTCACGACACGCGGCCGCTTGCTGGCCTGCGCGGCTTCTGCGCTTGTCGCCACCGGCGCCTCGGCAGAGACGATCACCATTGCCACGGTGAACAACGGCGACATGATCCGCATGCAGGGTCTGGCAAGCGCCTTTACCGACGCCCACCCCGATATCGAGCTTGAATGGGTCACGCTGGAAGAAAACGTTCTGCGTCAGCGCGTCACCCAGGATGTCGCCACCAAGGGCGGACAGTTCGACGTGATGACCATCGGCACCTACGAGGTTCCGATCTGGTCCGCGCAGGACTGGCTGGTGCCGCTGGACGGCATGCCCGAAGGCTATGACGCGGATGACATCCTGCCCGCGATCTCGGCCGGTCTGACCACCGACGGCACGCTTTACGCCGCGCCCTTCTACGGCGAAAGCTCCATGGTCATGTACCGCAAGGACCTGATCGAAGCCGCCGGGCTGGAAATGCCCGATGCCCCGACCTGGGACCAGATCCGCGAAGCTGCAGCCGCGATGACCGACAAGGACGCCGGCGTCTTCGGCATCTGCCTGCGCGGCAAGGCGGGCTGGGGCGAAAACATGGCCTTCCTCAGCGCCATGGCCAATTCCTATGGCGCGCGCTGGTTCGACATGGACTGGAACGCCCAGTTCGACACGCCGGAATGGAAAGCCACGCTGACCGACTACCTGGACCTGATGACCAACTATGGTCCTCCCGGTTCATCCTCCAACGGGTTCAACGAGAACCTGGCGCTGTTCCAGCAGGGCAAATGCGGCATGTGGATCGACGCCACGGTCGCGGCCAGCTTCGTGACCAACCCGACCGACAGCACCGTGGCCGATCAGGTCGGCTTTGCGCTGGCCCCCGACAAGGGGCTGGGCAAGCGCGGCAACTGGCTCTGGGCCTGGAACCTGGCGATCCCGGCAGGCTCTGAAAAGGTCGATGCGGCCAAGGCATTCGTCGCCTGGGCCACCAGCCAGGACTACACCGCCCTGGTTGCCGAAAACGAAGGCTGGGCGAACGTGCCGCCGGGCACCCGCAGCTCGCTCTACGAAAACCAGGACTACCTGGATGCGGCGCCCTTCGCGCAGATGACGCTTGAATCGATCAATGCCGCAGATCCGCAGAACCCGACCGTCGATCCTGTGCCCTATGTGGGGGTCCAGTTCGTCGCCATCCCTGAATTCCAGGGCATCGGGACCGCCGTCGGGCAACAGTTCGCGGCCGCACTGGCCGGGCAGATCAGCGCAGATGAGGCCCTGGCGAATGCCCAGGCGCTGACCACGCGCGAAATGAAACGGTCCGGCTACCAGGACTGA
- a CDS encoding carbohydrate ABC transporter permease, whose amino-acid sequence MATQHARAAARLMISPSVILLLAWMIIPLGMTLYFSTLRYNLLMPGSNPFVGWENYQYFLTDPAFMTALVNTLLLVGGVLIITVIGGILLGMLLDQPMWGQGIVRILVIAPFFVMPTVSALVWKNMFMNPVNGLFAHLANFLGLQPFDFLAQAPLLSIIGIVSWQWLPFATLILLTAMQSLDQEQLEAAEMDGAGAFSRFIHITLPHLSRAVTVVILIQTIFLLSVFAEILVTTNGGPGNASTNLTYLVYAESLLRFDVGTGSAGGVVAIVLANIVAIFLMRMIGKNLDT is encoded by the coding sequence ATGGCGACACAGCACGCGCGCGCCGCGGCAAGATTGATGATCTCGCCCTCGGTAATTCTTCTTCTGGCGTGGATGATCATCCCGCTGGGAATGACGCTTTATTTCTCGACCCTGCGGTACAACCTGCTGATGCCGGGCAGCAATCCCTTCGTCGGGTGGGAGAACTACCAGTACTTCCTGACCGACCCGGCCTTCATGACCGCGCTGGTGAACACGCTTCTGCTGGTCGGCGGCGTGCTGATCATCACGGTGATCGGGGGCATCCTTCTGGGAATGCTGCTGGATCAGCCGATGTGGGGGCAGGGGATCGTGCGCATCCTGGTGATCGCGCCCTTCTTCGTCATGCCCACGGTTTCGGCGCTGGTCTGGAAGAACATGTTCATGAACCCGGTCAACGGGCTGTTCGCGCACTTGGCGAATTTCCTTGGGTTGCAGCCCTTCGACTTTCTGGCGCAGGCGCCGCTGCTGTCGATCATCGGCATCGTGTCCTGGCAATGGCTGCCCTTTGCCACGTTGATCCTGCTGACGGCGATGCAGAGCCTTGACCAGGAACAGCTTGAAGCCGCCGAGATGGACGGCGCGGGGGCCTTCAGCCGGTTCATCCACATCACCCTGCCGCACCTCAGCCGGGCGGTGACGGTGGTGATCCTGATCCAGACCATCTTTCTGCTGTCGGTCTTTGCCGAAATCCTTGTGACCACGAACGGCGGTCCGGGCAATGCATCGACCAATCTCACCTACCTCGTCTATGCCGAAAGCCTGCTGCGCTTTGACGTGGGCACCGGCTCTGCCGGGGGTGTCGTGGCCATCGTTCTGGCCAATATCGTCGCGATCTTCCTGATGCGGATGATCGGCAAGAATCTCGACACCTGA
- a CDS encoding carbohydrate ABC transporter permease: MARAITNQRKAVNTLVAWVIGLLIFFPILWTVLTSFKTEAVAIADPPIWFNFHWTLENYFTVQERSNYFRHFWNSVVISVGSTVLGLVIAVPAAWAMAFVPGKRTKDLLMWMLSTKMLPPVGVLVPIYLLFRNMGLLDTKLGLIIVLTLINLPIIIWMLYTYFREIPGDILEAARMDGANLRNEVIYVLLPMAVPGIASTLLLNIILAWNEAFWTLNLTAAKAAPLTAFIASYSSPEGLFYAKLSAASTMAIAPILIMGWFSQKQLVRGLTFGAVK; this comes from the coding sequence ATGGCACGCGCAATCACCAATCAACGCAAGGCGGTCAATACCCTTGTGGCCTGGGTCATCGGTCTGCTGATCTTCTTTCCGATCCTCTGGACGGTGCTGACCAGCTTCAAGACCGAAGCCGTGGCGATCGCAGATCCGCCGATCTGGTTCAACTTCCACTGGACGCTGGAAAACTACTTTACCGTGCAGGAACGGTCCAACTACTTCCGCCACTTCTGGAATTCCGTCGTGATCTCGGTCGGCTCCACGGTGCTGGGGCTGGTGATCGCGGTGCCGGCGGCCTGGGCCATGGCCTTCGTGCCGGGCAAGCGGACCAAGGACCTGCTGATGTGGATGCTGTCCACAAAGATGCTGCCCCCCGTGGGCGTCCTGGTGCCGATCTACCTGCTGTTCCGCAACATGGGACTGCTGGACACCAAGCTGGGCCTGATCATCGTGCTGACGCTGATCAACCTGCCGATCATCATCTGGATGCTCTATACCTATTTCCGCGAAATTCCCGGTGACATCCTGGAAGCGGCGCGGATGGACGGGGCCAACCTGCGCAACGAGGTCATCTATGTTCTGCTGCCGATGGCGGTGCCCGGCATTGCCTCGACCCTGCTGCTGAACATCATCCTGGCCTGGAACGAGGCCTTCTGGACGCTGAACCTGACGGCCGCCAAGGCGGCGCCCCTGACGGCCTTCATCGCCAGCTATTCCAGCCCCGAAGGGCTGTTCTACGCCAAGCTGTCGGCGGCCTCGACCATGGCCATCGCGCCAATCCTCATCATGGGCTGGTTCAGTCAGAAACAACTGGTGCGCGGTCTCACCTTCGGCGCCGTGAAGTAA
- a CDS encoding ABC transporter ATP-binding protein, with the protein MGRITLDQVTKSFGAVEVIPPLDLTIDDGEFVVFVGPSGCGKSTLLRLIAGLEDVSSGQIRIDREDATDLPPAKRKLAMVFQSYALYPHMSVRKNIAFPLKMAGMSPAERDKRVDYAAGVLNLTDYLDRKPGQLSGGQRQRVAIGRAIVREPAAFLFDEPLSNLDAALRVNMRLEISELHNTLETTMVYVTHDQVEAMTMADKIVVLNAGRIEQVGSPLELYHTPRNRFVAGFIGSPKMNLIDGPEAAKHDAQAIGIRPEHIVSSSESGLWQGRVGVSEHLGSDTFFHVHDTGLAETLTVRASGEMPLRHGDTIYLTPEADKLHRFDEAGLRIA; encoded by the coding sequence ATGGGACGTATTACCCTTGACCAGGTGACGAAAAGCTTCGGCGCCGTAGAAGTCATCCCGCCACTGGATCTGACCATCGATGATGGCGAATTCGTGGTCTTCGTCGGCCCCTCGGGCTGTGGCAAGTCCACGCTGTTGCGACTGATCGCGGGGCTCGAAGACGTGTCCTCGGGGCAGATCCGCATCGACCGCGAGGACGCCACCGATCTGCCCCCCGCCAAGCGCAAGCTGGCGATGGTGTTCCAGAGCTATGCGCTTTATCCGCATATGTCGGTGCGCAAGAACATCGCCTTCCCGCTCAAGATGGCGGGGATGAGCCCGGCGGAACGCGACAAGCGGGTCGATTACGCTGCCGGGGTGCTGAACCTGACCGATTATCTGGACCGCAAGCCGGGCCAGCTGTCGGGTGGTCAGCGTCAGCGGGTCGCGATCGGGCGCGCCATCGTGCGGGAACCGGCGGCCTTCCTGTTCGACGAACCGCTGTCGAACCTCGACGCGGCGCTGCGGGTGAACATGCGGCTCGAGATCTCCGAGCTGCACAACACGCTGGAAACCACCATGGTCTACGTGACCCACGATCAGGTCGAGGCGATGACCATGGCCGACAAGATCGTGGTGCTGAATGCCGGTCGGATCGAACAGGTCGGCAGCCCGCTGGAACTGTACCACACGCCGCGCAACCGGTTCGTCGCCGGCTTTATCGGCAGCCCCAAGATGAACCTGATCGACGGGCCCGAGGCGGCAAAGCATGACGCCCAAGCCATCGGGATTCGTCCCGAACATATCGTCAGCTCGTCCGAATCCGGTCTGTGGCAAGGGCGTGTCGGGGTCAGCGAACACCTTGGCTCGGACACCTTCTTCCACGTGCATGACACCGGGCTTGCGGAAACCCTGACCGTGCGCGCCAGTGGGGAAATGCCGCTGCGCCATGGCGACACGATCTATCTGACGCCGGAAGCGGACAAGCTGCATCGCTTCGACGAGGCGGGGCTGCGGATCGCCTGA
- a CDS encoding mannitol dehydrogenase family protein: protein MKLAMSQLAGLRPEIDLPAYDRSALSHGIVHVGLGNFHRAHQAVYLDDLFNKGLDLDWAITGAGVRAPDAGMRAALGAQDYLSTVIELGPDTTQARVVGSMMDFIPVTEGNGPLIAKMTDPATRIVALTVTEGGYFVSAETGTFDASHPDIISDLARPDAPHTVFGAIIAALKARRAAGTPPFTVMSCDNLPGNGDVTRDTVIGFARMIDLDLAAWIEGQVAFPNGMVDRITPATGDRERAIAAQCGIDDPVPVTCEPFRQWVLEDKFPLGRPALEKVGVTFTDDVHSYERMKIRILNGGHAVIAYPGALLGCVLAHDAMAHPLVHAFFRKVEQEEILPHVDPVPEFTPEAYLELIDGRFSNPAVEDTTRRLCLDGSNRQPKFILPSIRDGLAAGTSVSGLALLSALWCRYCAGTLEDGTEIAPNDPAWDRLNATAIAARDTPALWLAQREIYGAVGADAGFAAAFATWLDAIWAEGTASALRTYLEG, encoded by the coding sequence ATGAAGCTTGCGATGTCGCAGCTCGCCGGGCTGCGCCCCGAAATCGATTTGCCCGCTTACGACCGCAGCGCCCTGAGTCACGGGATCGTGCATGTGGGTCTCGGCAATTTCCACCGCGCCCATCAGGCGGTGTACCTGGATGATCTGTTCAACAAGGGGCTCGACCTGGATTGGGCGATCACCGGTGCCGGTGTGCGCGCCCCGGATGCCGGAATGCGCGCGGCCCTCGGGGCGCAGGATTACCTTTCCACGGTGATCGAACTTGGACCCGACACCACCCAGGCGCGGGTCGTGGGCTCCATGATGGATTTCATTCCCGTGACCGAGGGCAATGGCCCGCTGATCGCCAAGATGACCGACCCGGCGACGCGGATCGTGGCGCTGACCGTGACCGAGGGCGGCTATTTCGTTTCTGCGGAAACCGGGACCTTTGATGCGTCACACCCCGACATCATCTCGGATCTGGCGCGGCCCGATGCGCCCCATACGGTCTTTGGTGCCATCATCGCCGCACTCAAGGCCCGCCGCGCCGCCGGTACGCCGCCCTTTACCGTGATGTCCTGCGACAACCTTCCGGGCAATGGCGACGTCACCCGCGATACGGTCATCGGCTTCGCCCGGATGATCGACCTGGATCTGGCCGCGTGGATCGAAGGGCAGGTGGCCTTCCCCAACGGCATGGTCGACCGCATCACCCCGGCCACCGGCGACCGCGAACGCGCCATCGCGGCGCAATGCGGCATCGACGATCCGGTGCCGGTGACCTGCGAACCCTTCCGGCAATGGGTGCTGGAGGACAAGTTCCCGCTTGGCCGTCCCGCATTGGAAAAGGTCGGCGTTACCTTCACCGACGACGTGCACAGCTACGAGCGGATGAAGATCCGCATCCTGAACGGCGGCCATGCGGTGATCGCCTATCCCGGCGCGCTGCTTGGTTGCGTGCTGGCCCATGACGCCATGGCCCATCCGCTGGTTCATGCCTTCTTCCGCAAGGTCGAACAGGAAGAGATCCTGCCCCATGTCGACCCGGTGCCCGAATTCACCCCCGAGGCCTATCTTGAACTGATCGACGGGCGCTTTTCCAATCCGGCTGTCGAAGACACGACGCGGCGGCTTTGCCTGGACGGGTCGAACCGGCAGCCAAAGTTCATTCTGCCCTCGATCCGTGACGGGCTGGCGGCGGGGACCTCGGTCTCCGGGCTGGCGCTGCTTTCGGCGCTCTGGTGCCGCTATTGCGCCGGGACGCTCGAGGATGGTACGGAGATCGCGCCCAACGACCCCGCCTGGGACCGGCTGAACGCGACGGCGATTGCTGCGCGCGACACGCCCGCGCTGTGGCTTGCACAGCGGGAAATCTACGGGGCCGTGGGGGCGGATGCGGGCTTTGCCGCAGCCTTTGCCACATGGCTTGACGCGATCTGGGCGGAGGGTACGGCCTCCGCGCTCCGGACCTATCTGGAAGGGTAG